One Phaseolus vulgaris cultivar G19833 chromosome 11, P. vulgaris v2.0, whole genome shotgun sequence genomic window carries:
- the LOC137807862 gene encoding uncharacterized protein, whose translation MNPSVERLQIHLPNRHQVRFYKHQNISDVLNDDNVSKTMLTQFFALNCRDPHSRSYLYREIPQHYCWHNRQKEWYPRRSRKKVIGRIYTVSPSEGEKFFLRILLSHIRGSTSWEYLLSPNQTYCPTFKKAAEKWGFSESDNSIHECLVEASSLQMPYALRRLFVTILIFCEPTDVRSLWNEFYIFMAEYYILRSTSMGINLNMLLRDLNELLIQHGKTINDFDLLALTLDAFENTSVPRIIQEELSIQIPNEDVDNVQRLDTDQLIAFNTILDVIHRKQSQVFFVDGPRGTGKTFLYRTLISYYKSKGKIILATASSGIAATLLPGGRIAHSRFKIPINVEVGSFCSISKQFDLAKLLRETTAIIWDEAPMTNRYALEALDRSLKDILDCDAPFEGKVMILGGDFRQVLTIVQKGTKAQMISACIVKSPLWSNTKVLHLQQNNRSLQDHNFAEYLMRIRDGIEPTILDDMVKIPHELAIPWEGESLIQKLIQETFLQLQFHTWDASYMVQRAILTPKNEDVEILNNMIIDHFPGEQHNLLSFDEVEGDTHSLYQQKYLHSIAPGGLPPHILKLKKGAPLMLLRNIYPKSGLCNGTRLLCRGFYMNMLDVEILTGQHAGKRSFLPRIKHKTIESAGLPFVLIRTQFPVKLSFAITINKSQGQIIPNVGIYLPRHIFSHGQLYVALSRDLSWWKMQIEDLLVQKDLDVALGDKPEKMSDAE comes from the coding sequence ATGAATCCAAGTGTAGAAAGATTACAAATTCATTTACCAAATCGTCATCAGGTGCGCTTCTATAAGCATCAGAACATAAGTGATGTATTAAATGATGACAATGTCTCCAAAACCATGCTCACACAATTCTTTGCACTAAATTGTCGAGATCCACATTCTAGAAGTTATTTGTATAGAGAAATTCCACAACATTATTGTTGGCATAACAGACAAAAGGAATGGTACCCACGAAGGTCAAGGAAGAAAGTTATTGGTCGAATTTATACTGTATCTCCTTCAGAAGGAGAAAAATTCTTCTTGCGTATTTTGTTATCCCATATAAGAGGGTCAACTAGTTGGGAATACCTATTATCACCGAATCAAACATATTGCCCCACATTTAAAAAAGCAGCTGAAAAATGGGGATTTTCTGAAAGCGATAATAGCATTCATGAATGCTTAGTCGAAGCATCAAGTTTACAGATGCCTTATGCTTTAAGGAGGTTGTTTGTGACcatattaattttttgtgaACCAACTGATGTTCGAAGTCTCTGGAATGAGTTTTATATCTTTATGGcagaatattatattttaagaagCACTTCTATGGGCATCAACCTTAATATGCTATTAAGGGATTTGAATGAACTTCTTATTCAACATGGTAAAACAATCAATGATTTTGATTTACTAGCATTAACATTGGATGCATTTGAAAATACTTCAGTACCAAGAATTATACAAGAAGAGTTATCAATACAAATACCTAATGAAGATGTTGACAATGTACAAAGATTGGATACTGATCAGTTGATCGCTTTCAATACCATTTTAGATGTAATTCATCGTAAGCAAAGTCAAGTATTTTTTGTGGATGGACCAAGAGGAACCGGTAAAACATTCCTTTACCGTacattaatttcatattataaaagtaaaggaaaaattattttagctaCAGCCTCCTCTGGTATAGCTGCAACATTATTACCTGGTGGTCGAATTGCACATTCTCGATTTAAGATACCTATTAATGTAGAAGTTGGTTCCTTTTGTTCAATAAGCAAACAATTTGATCTTGCAAAGCTACTAAGAGAAACAACCGCAATTATTTGGGATGAAGCACCAATGACTAATAGATACGCTTTAGAGGCATTAGATAGATCATTAAAGGACATTCTAGATTGTGATGCTCCATTTGAGGGGAAAGTGATGATATTAGGAGGAGATTTTCGCCAGGTACTAACAATTGTTCAAAAGGGTACAAAGGCACAAATGATTTCTGCATGTATTGTTAAGTCTCCTTTATGGAGTAACACAAAGGTATTGCATTTACAACAAAACAATCGATCATTGCAAGATCACAATTTTGCAGAATACCTCATGCGCATTAGAGATGGGATTGAACCTACAATTCTTGATGATATGGTGAAAATACCCCATGAACTAGCAATACCATgggaaggagaaagtttaatacAAAAACTTATACAAGAAACATTTCTCCAATTGCAATTTCAtacatgggatgcatcttataTGGTTCAGAGAGCCATATTGACACCAAAAAATGAAGATGTTGAAATACTCAATAACATGATTATCGATCATTTTCCAGGAGAACAACATAATCTATTGTcatttgatgaagttgaagGAGACACGCATAGTCTATACCAACAAAAGTACTTGCACTCCATTGCTCCAGGTGGCTTGCCACCTCATATTTTAAAGCTTAAAAAAGGTGCACCATTAATGTTGTTGCGAAACATATACCCTAAATCTGGGTTATGTAATGGGACGAGATTATTGTGTCGTGGGTTCTACATGAACATGTTGGATGTTGAAATCTTGACAGGTCAACATGCTGGAAAAAGATCTTTCTTACCAAGaattaaacataaaacaatAGAAAGTGCAGGTCTCCCATTTGTGCTTATTAGGACACAATTTCCTGTGAAATTAAGTTTTGCCATTACTATAAATAAATCACAGGGGCAAATTATACCTAATGTTGGAATTTACCTTCCACGACACATTTTTAGTCATGGTCAATTATATGTTGCACTATCAAGAG